The segment ACATTCATTCGATGCCCCCCCTCAGCCTTACCCGTTCCACGCTGCGTTTTGGAACACCGGTTTTGGAGCACCGGTTTTGGAGCACCGGTTTTGGAGTACCGGTTTTGGAGTACCATCGAAGAAGACTGTAGCGGGAATCATATGGTTCGGAGCTTTCGGCGAGTTTCTCTACACTCATCGCTTGTGAACATCAGTTGATGTACTCGTCTTCCTCATCACCTGTGGGGCGAGAGATTTCGCCGGTGTCTTCGAGATGGCGAACGATATCGACCACCTTTTGTTGGACCGATTCAACTTCACTCAATCGAACGCTACCAAGATACTCCATTTCCTCGCGAAGATTGTCAGCCGCTCGCGTGCTCATGTTTTTCATGATCTTGTCTTGCAGCGTTTGACTCGCCCCTTTCAACCCCATCGCCCATTGTGCGGTTTCGACATTTTTGAGTAGCGATTGGATATCGCGGTCAGCCAGTTTCGAGATATCTTCAAAGACGAACATCAAACGCCGAATGTCGTCGGAAAGTTCAGGGTCGTCATCGGAGAGCGCTTCCATAATTGTCCGCTCGACCGATCGTTCAACAACGTTCAAAATCTCCGCGACGCTCTCGACACCGCCGGTGTTGCTATGTTGTTGGTTGACCATGCTACTGAGGCGCATTTCGAGACCGAATTCCAATTCGGCAACGGCATCGGGGCTACACCGTCCCATCGAGGCAATTCGGCGGATGACCTCAAGTTGCTTTTCGGCTGACAAGCCGCTCATCACTTCGGAGGCATAGTTTGCGGGAACATGACTTAACAGAAGTGCGATCGTTTGCGGATGCTCTTCACCAATGAACTGTAATAGCGTTTGCGAATCGACTTTTTTGATAAAACCAAACGGAGTGGATTCGATCGTTTGTTGCAGATTGCCAATGACTTCGGTCGCATCGCGTCCGAGAGCTTCGCGGATCAGTTCTTTTGCCCGCTCCAACCCGCCAGGGCTGGCGTAGATCGAACTCGCCTTACTGGTCAAAAACTCAGCAATCACGACTTCTTGCTCGCTGCCACCTACCGACTCAGTCTGTGCGATCATAATGCTAACCGCCTCAATCGCTCGTGGCGGCAATTGGGCAAGCACCCGAGCGGCCGTTTTCGTCGGCATCGACATCAACAACACAGCGGCCTTTTTAAGGCCTGGTTCCTTGAACATGGTGCTAGCGGTTGACATCAGCAGGACTCGAGGAAAAAAGGCGATAAGGCGAAAACGTAGTCGGTTATCATCTATCCATCGTCGTTCCAAACCGCAAATCTGACCCACTCCCCTCGCGGTCACAATTGTGAGGGTTATTTGTCATTTGTCATTTGTTATTCTCCTGACTCCCTGACTCCTGCCCCCACCCTCCTCCGCCTGGGGTTTCGATCAAGAGAATGTCACCGGTCTCGACCATTGTCGTGACTGCATAAGGTAGGTCGATTCGTTTCCCCTTCTTGAATAGCGAGTTTCTACCTATTTTACCGGCATTGCCACCGTCGATTCCGTAGGGGGGGCGGGTTCTTCGGCCGGTAATTAACGATAGCGTCAACGTCTTTCGAAACTCAATTTCCCGAATCATGCCGTCTCCTCCACGCCGTCGTCCATCCCCTCCACTCCCCCGTCGAATTTCGAACCTCATTAGCCGGAGCGGTAACCGTGACTCCATCACTTCGGGGTCGGTGATGCGTGTATTGGTCATGTGAGTATGGACAGCATCAGCCCCGTTGTCATCGTTGGTCGCTCCGCTTCCGCCGCCGATCGTTTCGTAAAAACCAAATGTTTCGTCACCGATGAGTAGATTGTTCATCGTTCCCTGGGATGCGGCCGCAGCGTGCAATGCGCCGAGCAACACGTCGACGACTCGTTGACTCGTTTCAACGTTGCCTGCGACAACCGCAGCACATCGATTTGGATCATGATTCGCAGGCGGATTCAACAAACCCGAGGGGATGAGCAGATCGATGTCCCGAAGCACACCATCGCAAAGAGGCAATTGGGAATTGCCTGAGACAGAGCGGATCACGTACAAAACGGCTGCCGTAATGATTGCAGGTGTTGCATTGAAACCGTGCGGATGCACGTCGGCAGTTCCAGCAAAGTCGATAACAAGTTGAGCGTCCTTGCGTTGGATCGAAACAGCGATTTCGGTACCATCGTCAAGCGAATCCGAAAACGTCATCGAATGCTTTGGTAAACCGCGAATCCACTCGGCGACGGTATCCGCTGCAACCTCAAGAATCCGCTGCATGTAGTGATCAACGATTTCGACCGAATAGAGTTCTGTCATTTCTATCAGTCGACGAACTCCCTCCTCGCCCGCTGCTTGCTGAGCCGCGATGTCGGCCAAGTTCTCATCAGCGTTTCGAGACGGATAAGGTCCGCTGATGAGATGCTCCCTTAGCTGTTTTTCACGACAAACACCGTCTCGAACAAAGGCGAAATCGCGGATCACAATTCCCTCCTCTGCTAAGCAAACGGCATCAGGAGGCATCGAACCAGGCGTCCGCCCACCAATTTCAGCATGATGCGCGCGGGTTGCAACGAAGAAATCAGGCCGACCGCTAAGAACGTGCTTGTCACAAAACACAGGCGTCACCGATGTTACGTCGGGCAAATGCGATCCGCCCGCAAATGGATCGTTACTCAAGTAGCAATCGCCTGCGAACATGACCGGATATGTTTTCATCAGATGCCGAACCGTATGCCCCATCGCTCCCAAATGAACGGGCACATGGGGTGCGTTGGCGATCAACGATCCGTCGTGTCGAAAAACGGCACAGCTATAGTCACGCCGGTCTTTGACGTTGACGCTAATACTCGTTCGCCGCAGAACTTCTCCCATCGCATCGGCAATCCCTTGCAAGCGACGGGCGATAATTTCCAGCAGCACTGGGTCGGTCTCCGCCGAAACGCTCTCGGTCGGTAACGCGACCGACGAAACCGATGTCGATGGCGTTCGACGCAACCGGATCGTACCATCGAACAGCACTTCACCGTTCCAGTCTGACTCGACGATCAGCGTCGATTCGCCACTGATAATCATCGCCGGCGCCGTTATCGTATCACCTGGTTTCAATTCACATCGATTGACCACGCCATGATACGTTTCAGAATTCGGCAACGTTGTTTTCGCATCGGGTGAGTCGGGATCGAGCTGCTCTTGCTGCGATCCACTTTGCTCAGCCACGATGGTCGCTTCGCATCGTATCGAAACGCACTGGACCAATCGATCGCTGCGCCGGTAACCAAACGTTTGCTGGTGCTTTTCGTGAAACCGCCTGCCGATCGTTTCAAGTGGGTAAGCGGCTAGCGTTAGGGTCGACTGAGTCCCCACGTAGCGGACATCCACCTCGTAATCGTAATGAACGTCTCCCTCTGCAAATCGCTCGGACTGTAGCTCTTGTAGCGTTTCGATTTTCAATTCGCCACAAAGTTGAGCAAGTACCTGCGGGGTCGATCCATCGATCGTCTGATAAACCCCTCGCGTGTTCACTCGACCGACTTCGGCCAACCCCATACCAAGTGCACTAAGCGTGCTACTATGCGGATGATCGATGATTTCGTTCATTGACAGCGCGTCGGCGACGTGGCACAGGTGTTGTCCAGCAGCACCACCGAATCCTACCAGCGTCATTTGCCGAACATCGTTGCCTTCGGCTGTACTAACCGTTCTAACCGCCTCGGCCATGTGAGTGACCGCGATCTGTAGAAAACCTTCAGCCAAAGCTTCGAGCGAATCAGGCGACAAAGAGTCGGGTAGTTTTGCAGCAATCTGATTGAGTCGTTCGGTCGCCGCTTGGCGATCGAGTGGGAAGGGGAAGTGGTCTTCCGACAAACGATTTAAAATTAGATTAACGTCGGTTACCGTGAGTGGCCCACCGCGGCCGTAACAAGCGGGTCCAGGCGTTGACCCGGCACTTGCGGGTCCAACGGTCAAACGTCCCTCTTGGAAATCACAAATCGATCCTCCACCTGCCGCGACGGTCTTGATATCCATCATCGGCGTCATTACGCGAACCCCCGCAACTCGCGATTCGAACCGTCGCCCGACACGTCCACGATACCGACTAACGTCCGTACTCGTGCCTCCCATATCGAGACCAATCGCAGCGGACACATTGGCTGATTTGGCGACATGAGCAAGAGCGACGACGCCGCCCGCTGGCCCCGACAAAATACTGTCGCGGCCGCGGAACGCAGCCGCGGTCACCAAATTCCCCCCACTGGTCATCATTCTCAAACGGCACTTGTCAGGGCCACCGAATTGTTCTTCCACGCGCTGAACGTACTCTGCCAAAATCGGATTCAAATAGGCATCCAATGTCGTCGTTTCGGCTCGCGACACCATTTGGATAAGCGGTGCGACTTCACTCGAACGACTAATCTGCTCGAATCCAACCTGCTTGGCGATTCGCTCAGCGATCTCTTCATGGACGTCATTCAAGTATCCATGCATAAAACAGATGGCAATCGATTCGACTCCGCCCCTGCGAAGCTCTTTCAGTTCTGATCGCAGATGCTCTTCGTCAAGTGGAATGAGCACGTCACCGCTGGCATCGAGTCGTTCTTTGGCTTCGACAACCTGCTCGGTCAGCGGCGAGAATTTCTTGATGACTAAATCGAATAGCTCGGGACGATCTTGATCACCAATCCTCAGCAGATCGGCAAACCCCGCTGTAACGACCAACGCGGTGCTCGATCCCGTTCGAGTTAGCAACGCATTGGTGCCTCGGGTTGTGCCAAGGCGCACATCAAGCGGTGGCAGTTCGTCGCTTAGTGAGATCCCCATCAATAACCGAACGGCCAAGACAGGCGCTTCGATGTTCGGATCGAGTTCGATGATGCTGTTTGGAGTAACACAAACGTCATTCGGAACCGGCTTGTCCAACTCAAACGCAACGCTGCCAGAATCGAAACGCTTGATCTTTCCCAGAACCATTGATTGACCGTCATGACCAATCGATCGCATTGTACAACCGCCCCAAAAACCTTCGGGCAATTCGCATACAACGGGATCAGGAGAAATGACGATGAATTTCGCATGGACTTGACGGACGACAGGTAAGCGAATCACACCGCTGCTGAGCACTTTCATGCTCCTTCGATTCCCATCTTCAACCACAAAGCAATCGGTAAAGGTTCCACCCACGTCAGCCCAAACTTGGACAAACTGTTTCATTTGCTGGTCCGTATTCTTCATTCATTAGCCATCTTACAATGTCTCTCTGCTCACCGTGCGAAGCGTATTGACAATACGCTTCCCGGCCGGAGAGCAGCGTGACAATCTAGATCAATGAATCCAACTCATCGGTCAATTCACGGAACCGGCTCAAGGTGGTAGCGACTGGCTGCGGTTCGGTCATATCGACTCCAGCATCTCGCAGCAAATCGAGTGGGTCTTTGCTACATCCGCCTGACAAAAATCGCAGGTAGTCGTCGAGCTCCGTTTGCCCGCCCTCGAGAACACGCCGCGACAAAGCAACCGCGGCGCTCAATCCCGTCGCATACTTGTACACATAAAACGCGCGATAGAAGTGAGGGATGCGAAAACACTCGCGTTCCAATTGATCGTCGATCACAAAGCCGTCACCAAAGTAAGCATTCAGCAAATTCCGATAGACATCGCGGAATGCTTTCACCGTTAACGGTTCCCCAGCTTCCGCCATCTCGTGAGTGATCTTCTCAAACTCGGCGAACATCGTTTGCCGGACCACGGTCGCACGAATTCCATCGAGTTCATTGTTAATCAAATACGCACGCTCCTGATCATCCGCTGCGTTTTTGAGTAGATGATCGGTTAGCAATTGCTCATTGAACGTGCTGGCGACCTCGGCAACAAAGATCGTATAGTTGTAGTACTCAAACGGCTGATGACGCGCGGAATGCCAACTGTGCATCGAATGCCCAGCTTCGTGGGTTAACGTAAACACATCGTTAAGCACTTCTTCTTTGAAATTCATCAAGATGTACGGATCGGCATCAAACGTACCACAAGAAAACGCCCCGCTTTGTTTACCTCGGTTCGGGTACCGATCCGACCAACGACCACGAAGCCCGGCCTCTAGAACACCAAGGTATTCATTGCCAAGGGGCGCAAGTGATTCGAGAATAAGATTGACCGCCTGATCCCAAGAGTGTTGCTTTTTGATACCGCTAAGGATAGGAACGTAGGTGTCATAGTGATGAATCTTGTCGATCCCCATCTTGCGTCGTCGAACATCCAAATAATGGTGGACGTTCGGAAGCGAATCACGTACGGCGGTAATCAGGTTGTCGTAGACATCGACCGGAACATTGTCAGGGAACAGAGAAGCTTCGAGACTCGATTGATAGTTTCTTGCCCGTGCATAGTAGACATCGCGTTGAATGCTACCGCTAAGGGTCGCGGCGAGCGTGTTTTCATGCTCGACAAAAGATTGGTAGTATTGGTGAAATGCTTTTCTGCGAACCTCACGGTTGGGGCTAATCAGAAATTGGCTAAAGGTGGCGTGGGTCAATTCAACTTTGCGTCCATCGGCGTCTTCGATTTCACCAAAACGGAGGTCGGCGTCATTGAGTTGTCGAAAAGCATTGCCAGCGGCAGATGCCATCTCGCCTTGCATCGCCAACAATCGCTCTTCATTGTTGGTCAAAGTATGAGGCCGATAGCGAAGCAGACGCTCGAGCTGCAATCGATAAGGCTTCAGCTTTTCATCAGCGATCAACTCCGCCATTCGGGCTTCGTCAATCGCCAACAACTCAGGCCGAAAAAAACTGGCTGCCTGCCCAGCCCGCACGGCCAAGTTTTGAAACTTCATCTTCATCGCCTGGCTTTCGCTATCGCCTTGATCCTCCGTCGTTCGCAGGAAAGCATACGTCCCAACCCGCTCAGCCAAACGATCGAATTCACTGTCAAAGGCTAAGGCCTCGGCTAACACGTCTGCGGATTCGCCAAGCCGTCCGCGAAAGGTTGCGAAGGTTGCGATTCGCTCATCAAGCTTCTCACGCTCCGTTTCCCAAATCTGGTCATTCTCAAACAGACTCGACAAATCCCAACAATCTTCGCTCTTGACTTCATTACGGCTGGGCAAAGTGGCAGTGGTCATCGATTGAAAACTCCGTCGAAAAAGAATGACTGTTGAAAAGAGAATCGGCACGCATTGTAGCGAAGGAATCAAAAAAGAAACGCCCCCAAGTGAGGAGGGCGTTGATGACAAAGTCTAGCCGCTAGAGAAGTGCTAGGTGTGTAGCCGCTAAGCGACTAGGTAAGCCGTGAGAAGTCAGCGAAAGCCTCGAATCCTGGGTCGTAGAAAATCGCCGAAAACTCGGCCACGAAGTGATGCCGGACGAATGTCCTGTTCCGCGACGAGAGCGATTGCCTCTAATTGTTGCTAAACCCGATCGCCATCATCGCATCACGCCCAAGTGGATTCTTTAAGAATTGTTGATGACACTCTGGACATAAATCGTAACGCACAATTTGGGCCGGTAGCGAAAGCGGAAAATCCAAGTCGTCATCCGCAATACCTTCGAGGACTTGATGCAGCTCCGTTAGATGATCAATGTCTTCATCAAAATCAGCAAGAGCGGGATCAGAACTTGCTTGGATTTCAATTCGCACTGTGTAACGAGTTTCGTGGCAAGCATCAATCTCTCGTTTGCAACGATCGCATGTATAGTGAATCATGAACTGAATATCCTGTCCGCAAAAGGAATAATCTTGAAGACGCTTCGGCGCAACTCGTCAAACGAGCTCAAAAAAAAACGAAGCCCGTATGTCTTGCACTCCCTTTATGGTAGTAACGAATCGTAAGTGGTCGCAAGTCAAATTAAGCTTTCTTTCTCACAAAGCGAC is part of the Novipirellula aureliae genome and harbors:
- the pepF gene encoding oligoendopeptidase F, which produces MTTATLPSRNEVKSEDCWDLSSLFENDQIWETEREKLDERIATFATFRGRLGESADVLAEALAFDSEFDRLAERVGTYAFLRTTEDQGDSESQAMKMKFQNLAVRAGQAASFFRPELLAIDEARMAELIADEKLKPYRLQLERLLRYRPHTLTNNEERLLAMQGEMASAAGNAFRQLNDADLRFGEIEDADGRKVELTHATFSQFLISPNREVRRKAFHQYYQSFVEHENTLAATLSGSIQRDVYYARARNYQSSLEASLFPDNVPVDVYDNLITAVRDSLPNVHHYLDVRRRKMGIDKIHHYDTYVPILSGIKKQHSWDQAVNLILESLAPLGNEYLGVLEAGLRGRWSDRYPNRGKQSGAFSCGTFDADPYILMNFKEEVLNDVFTLTHEAGHSMHSWHSARHQPFEYYNYTIFVAEVASTFNEQLLTDHLLKNAADDQERAYLINNELDGIRATVVRQTMFAEFEKITHEMAEAGEPLTVKAFRDVYRNLLNAYFGDGFVIDDQLERECFRIPHFYRAFYVYKYATGLSAAVALSRRVLEGGQTELDDYLRFLSGGCSKDPLDLLRDAGVDMTEPQPVATTLSRFRELTDELDSLI
- the fliG gene encoding flagellar motor switch protein FliG, translated to MSTASTMFKEPGLKKAAVLLMSMPTKTAARVLAQLPPRAIEAVSIMIAQTESVGGSEQEVVIAEFLTSKASSIYASPGGLERAKELIREALGRDATEVIGNLQQTIESTPFGFIKKVDSQTLLQFIGEEHPQTIALLLSHVPANYASEVMSGLSAEKQLEVIRRIASMGRCSPDAVAELEFGLEMRLSSMVNQQHSNTGGVESVAEILNVVERSVERTIMEALSDDDPELSDDIRRLMFVFEDISKLADRDIQSLLKNVETAQWAMGLKGASQTLQDKIMKNMSTRAADNLREEMEYLGSVRLSEVESVQQKVVDIVRHLEDTGEISRPTGDEEDEYIN
- a CDS encoding hydantoinase B/oxoprolinase family protein; this encodes MKNTDQQMKQFVQVWADVGGTFTDCFVVEDGNRRSMKVLSSGVIRLPVVRQVHAKFIVISPDPVVCELPEGFWGGCTMRSIGHDGQSMVLGKIKRFDSGSVAFELDKPVPNDVCVTPNSIIELDPNIEAPVLAVRLLMGISLSDELPPLDVRLGTTRGTNALLTRTGSSTALVVTAGFADLLRIGDQDRPELFDLVIKKFSPLTEQVVEAKERLDASGDVLIPLDEEHLRSELKELRRGGVESIAICFMHGYLNDVHEEIAERIAKQVGFEQISRSSEVAPLIQMVSRAETTTLDAYLNPILAEYVQRVEEQFGGPDKCRLRMMTSGGNLVTAAAFRGRDSILSGPAGGVVALAHVAKSANVSAAIGLDMGGTSTDVSRYRGRVGRRFESRVAGVRVMTPMMDIKTVAAGGGSICDFQEGRLTVGPASAGSTPGPACYGRGGPLTVTDVNLILNRLSEDHFPFPLDRQAATERLNQIAAKLPDSLSPDSLEALAEGFLQIAVTHMAEAVRTVSTAEGNDVRQMTLVGFGGAAGQHLCHVADALSMNEIIDHPHSSTLSALGMGLAEVGRVNTRGVYQTIDGSTPQVLAQLCGELKIETLQELQSERFAEGDVHYDYEVDVRYVGTQSTLTLAAYPLETIGRRFHEKHQQTFGYRRSDRLVQCVSIRCEATIVAEQSGSQQEQLDPDSPDAKTTLPNSETYHGVVNRCELKPGDTITAPAMIISGESTLIVESDWNGEVLFDGTIRLRRTPSTSVSSVALPTESVSAETDPVLLEIIARRLQGIADAMGEVLRRTSISVNVKDRRDYSCAVFRHDGSLIANAPHVPVHLGAMGHTVRHLMKTYPVMFAGDCYLSNDPFAGGSHLPDVTSVTPVFCDKHVLSGRPDFFVATRAHHAEIGGRTPGSMPPDAVCLAEEGIVIRDFAFVRDGVCREKQLREHLISGPYPSRNADENLADIAAQQAAGEEGVRRLIEMTELYSVEIVDHYMQRILEVAADTVAEWIRGLPKHSMTFSDSLDDGTEIAVSIQRKDAQLVIDFAGTADVHPHGFNATPAIITAAVLYVIRSVSGNSQLPLCDGVLRDIDLLIPSGLLNPPANHDPNRCAAVVAGNVETSQRVVDVLLGALHAAAASQGTMNNLLIGDETFGFYETIGGGSGATNDDNGADAVHTHMTNTRITDPEVMESRLPLRLMRFEIRRGSGGDGRRRGGDGMIREIEFRKTLTLSLITGRRTRPPYGIDGGNAGKIGRNSLFKKGKRIDLPYAVTTMVETGDILLIETPGGGGWGQESGSQENNK